One segment of Miscanthus floridulus cultivar M001 unplaced genomic scaffold, ASM1932011v1 os_2139_1_2, whole genome shotgun sequence DNA contains the following:
- the LOC136534646 gene encoding UDP-glycosyltransferase 91B1-like, with product MIPFLELSNRLARRNHAVTFVSTPRNAPRLGAVPPELSARVRVVTLDLPAVQGLPDGAESTADVPREKVDLLKTAFDGLAAPFKSFVASRGSNDGEAGDEFSRKPDWIILDFAHDWVMPIADEHKISCAMFLIFPVALLAYIGPKHENEARPRTTTEDYMVQPPWVPFPSNLCYRRYEAEAIARGFRPNASGVSDIDRLLRLHHPSCRLIVHRSCPEAEPRLFPLLADLFAKPVVPAGLLLPGDVVDAAAPRAQDGDGESLAPLMQWLDEQPRRSVVYVALGSEAPVTADHVRELAHGLELSGARFLWALRPPSESDDSGAPLLPGGFEQRVAGRGVVRAGWVPQVRVLAHGAVAAFLTHCGWGSTVEGLFRFGRPLVMLPFVADQGLIAREVAARGAGIEVPRNDDDGSFRAADVAVAVRRVMMANEEGEALSRNATELQKVVGDRVRQDQYVDELVGYLQRYK from the exons ATGATCCCGTTCCTCGAGCTCTCCAACCGGCTGGCGCGGCGCAACCACGCCGTCACTTTCGTCTCCACGCCGAGGAACGCCCCCAGGCTGGGCGCCGTCCCGCCGGAGCTTTCCGCGCGGGTCCGGGTCGTCACGCTGGATCTGCCGGCGGTCCAGGGACTGCCTGACGGCGCCGAGTCGACAGCCGACGTCCCGCGGGAGAAGGTCGACCTCCTCAAAACGGCCTTCGACGGCCTCGCCGCGCCATTCAAATCCTTTGTCGCGTCTAGGGGCAGCAACGACGGCGAGGCCGGCGACGAGTTTTCGAGGAAGCCCGACTGGATCATACTCGACTTCGCGCACGATTGGGTGATGCCCATCGCCGACGAGCACAAG ATCTCGTGCGCCATGTTTCTCATCTTCCCGGTAGCCCTGTTGGCGTACATCGGGCCGAAGCACGAGAACGAGGCACGCCCCCGCACGACGACGGAGGACTACATGGTGCAGCCGCCGTGGGTTCCCTTTCCATCCAACCTCTGCTACCGCCGCTACGAGGCCGAGGCCATCGCCCGCGGGTTCCGGCCGAACGCCTCCGGCGTGTCGGACATCGACCGCCTCCTGCGCCTGCATCACCCGTCCTGCCGCCTCATCGTCCACCGCAGCTGCCCGGAGGCCGAGCCGCGGCTGTTCCCTCTCCTGGCTGACCTCTTCGCCAAGCCCGTCGTCCCCGCCGGCCTCCTCCTGCCCGGTGACGTCGTCGACGCCGCCGCCCCGCGGGCCCAAGACGGAGACGGTGAGTCCTTGGCGCCACTGATGCAGTGGTTGGACGAGCAGCCCCGGAGGTCCGTCGTCTACGTGGCGCTGGGGAGCGAGGCGCCCGTGACGGCGGACCACGTCCGGGAGCTCGCGCACGGGCTGGAGCTCTCCGGGGCGCGCTTCCTCTGGGCTCTCCGGCCGCCGAGCGAGAGCGACGACTCCGGCGCGCCGCTGCTCCCCGGCGGGTTCGAGCAGCGCGTCGCGGGGCGCGGGGTGGTGCGCGCCGGCTGGGTGCCGCAGGTGCGCGTGCTCGCGCACGGCGCCGTGGCCGCGTTCCTGACGCACTGCGGCTGGGGCTCCACTGTGGAGGGCCTCTTCCGGTTCGGGCGCCCGCTGGTGATGCTGCCGTTCGTGGCCGACCAGGGTCTCATCGCCCGGGAGGTGGCGGCGCGCGGGGCCGGCATCGAGGTGCCCAGGAACGACGACGATGGGTCGTTCCGCGCGGCCGACGTCGCGGTGGCCGTGCGGAGGGTGATGATGGCGAACGAGGAGGGCGAGGCGCTCTCACGCAATGCCACGGAGCTGCAGAAGGTTGTCGGGGACAGGGTGAGGCAGGACCAGTACGTCGATGAGCTGGTGGGCTACTTGCAGCGCTACAAGTGA